A window of Peromyscus eremicus chromosome 7, PerEre_H2_v1, whole genome shotgun sequence contains these coding sequences:
- the Sema7a gene encoding semaphorin-7A: protein MTPPPPGRAAPSAPCARVLSPPARFGLPLRLRLLLLFWVAAASAQGHSRSGPRISAVWKGQDHVDFGQPEPHTVLLHEPGSFSVWVGGRGKVYLFSFPEGKNASVRTVNIGSTKGSCQDKQDCENYITLLERRGNGLLVCGTNARKPSCWNLVNDSVVTSLGEMKGYAPFSPDENSLVLFEGDEVYSTIRKQEYNGKIPRFRRIRGESELYTSDTVMQNPQFIKATIVHQDQAYDDKIYYFFREDNPDKNPEAPLNVSRVAQLCRGDQGGESSLSVSKWNTFLKAMLVCSDAATNRNFNRLQDVFLLPDPSGQWRDTRVYGVFSNPWNYSAVCVYSLGDIDQVFRTSSLKGYHMGLPNPRPGMCLPKKQPIPTETFQVADSHPEVSQRVEPMGPLKTPLFHSKYHYQKVVVHRMQASNGETFHVLYLTTDRGTIHKVVESGDQGHSFVFNIMEIQPFHRAAAIQAISLDADRRKLYVSSQWEVSQVPLDMCEVYSGGCHGCLMSRDPYCGWDQDHCVSIYSSQRSVLQSINPAEPHKECPNPKPDDAPLQKVSLARNSRYYLTCPMESRHATYLWRHEENVEQSCEPGHQSPSCVLFIENLTARQYGHYRCEAQEGSYLREAQHWELLPEDRYLAEQLMGRARALAASFWLGVLPTLILGLLVH from the exons ATGACGCCTCCTCCTCCCGGACGTGCCGCCCCCAGCGCACCGTGCGCCCGCGTCCTCAGCCCGCCGGCTCGGTTCGGGCTCCCGCTGCGGCTGcgactgctgctgctgttctgggTGGCCGCCGCCTCCGCCCAAGGCCACTCGAGGAGCGGACCCCGCATCTCCGCCGTCTGGAAAG GGCAGGACCATGTGGACTttggccagcctgagccacacacCGTGCTTCTCCATGAACCGGGCAGCTTCTCCGTGTGGGTGGGTGGACGTGGCAAGGTCTACCTCTTCAGCTTCCCCGAGGGCAAGAACGCCTCCGTGCGCACG gTAAACATTGGCTCCACAAAGGGATCTTGCCAGGACAAACAG GACTGTGAGAACTATATCACTCTTCTAGAGAGGCGAGGTAATGGGCTGCTGGTCTGTGGCACCAATGCCCGGAAACCCAGCTGCTGGAACTTG GTGAATGACAGTGTGGTGACGTCACTTGGTGAGATGAAAGGCTATGCCCCCTTCAGCCCGGATGAGAACTCCCTGGTTCTGTTTGAAG GGGATGAAGTATACTCTACCATCCGGAAGCAGGAATACAACGGGAAGATCCCTCGGTTCCGCCGCATCCGGGGCGAGAGTGAGCTGTATACAAGTGATACTGTCATGCAGA ACCCACAGTTCATCAAGGCCACCATTGTGCACCAAGACCAAGCCTATGATGACAAGATCTACTACTTCTTCCGGGAGGACAATCCCGACAAGAACCCAGAGGCTCCTCTCAATGTGTCCCGAGTAGCCCAATTGTGCAGG GGGGACCAGGGTGGTGAGAGTTCATTGTCTGTCTCCAAGTGGAACACCTTCCTGAAAGCCATGCTAGTATGCAGTGACGCCGCCACCAACAGGAACTTCAATCGGCTGCAGGATGTCTTCCTGCTCCCCGACCCCAGTGGCCAGTGGAGGGACACCAGGGTCTATGGCGTTTTCTCCAACCCCTG GAACTACTCAGCTGTTTGCGTGTATTCTCTTGGTGACATTGACCAAGTCTTCCGTACCTCTTCACTCAAGGGCTATCACATGGGCCTTCCCAACCCTCGACCTGGCATG tgcCTCCCCAAAAAGCAACCTATACCAACAGAAACCTTCCAGGTAGCTGATAGTCACCCAGAGGTGTCACAGAGGGTGGAGCCCATGGGGCCACTGAAGACACCACTGTTTCACTCTAAGTACCATTACCAGAAAGTGGTCGTCCACCGCATGCAAGCCAGCAATGGAGAgaccttccatgtcctttatctAACCACAG ACAGGGGCACCATTCACAAGGTGGTGGAATCGGGGGACCAGGGACACAGCTTCGTCTTCAATATCATGGAGATCCAGCCCTTCCACCGCGCAGCTGCCATCCAGGCCATATCGCTGGATGCTGACCGG CGGAAACTATATGTGAGCTCCCAATGGGAAGTGAGCCAAGTACCCCTGGACATGTGTGAGGTCTACAGCGGGGGCTGCCATGGCTGCCTCATGTCCCGAGATCCCTACTGCGGCTGGGACCAGGACCACTGCGTGTCTATCTACAGTTCCCAACG GTCAGTGCTGCAGTCTATTAACCCAGCTGAGCCACACAAAGAATGTCCCAACCCTAAACCAG ACGATGCCCCGCTGCAGAAGGTTTCCCTGGCCCGAAACTCGCGATACTACCTGACCTGCCCCATGGAGTCCCGCCATGCCACCTACTTATGGCGCCACGAGGAGAATGTGGAACAGAGCTGTGAGCCGGGCCACCAAAGCCCTAGCTGCGTCCTTTTCATCGAGAACCTCACGGCCCGTCAGTATGGTCACTACCGCTGTGAGGCCCAAGAAGGCTCCTACCTCCGTGAGGCTCAGCACTGGGAGCTATTGCCTGAGGACAGATACCTTGCAGAACAGTTAATGGGCCGGGCCCGTGCCCTGGCCGCCTCCTTCTGGCTAGGAGTCCTGCCCACACTCATACTTGGCCTGCTGGTTCACTAG